A genomic segment from Drosophila willistoni isolate 14030-0811.24 chromosome 2L unlocalized genomic scaffold, UCI_dwil_1.1 Seg72.1, whole genome shotgun sequence encodes:
- the LOC6637871 gene encoding uncharacterized protein LOC6637871, translated as MQTSRNTPAIFLCCLVLLGPMMDMALSFNLEKAVQCAEILAIAGGAGLTSAPPIAKKFIGCTGFKATKTKSLDETDVFLLIGSLVQKSIANPSCVMSALSEVKKVVAPHVTKFIAAKCIN; from the exons ATGCAGACCTCAAGAAACACCCCAGCAATTTTTCTATGCTGCTTAGTT CTTCTAGGCCCAATGATGGATATGGCCTTGTCTTTTAACTTGGAGAAAGCTGTTCAATGCGCTGAAATTCTCGCAATAGCCGGTGGTGCTGGCTTGACCTCCGCTCCACCAATTGCTAAGAAATTCATAGGCTGCACTGGTTTCAAGGCCACAAAAACCAAATCGCTCGATGAGACAGATGTGTTCTTGTTGATCGGCAGTCTTGTCCAAAAATCAATTGCAAACCCATCGTGCGTTATGTCTGCACTTTCTGAGGTTAAAAAGGTGGTAGCTCCGCATGTCACTAAATTTATTGCAGCCAAATGTATAAACTAA
- the LOC26529490 gene encoding uncharacterized protein LOC26529490, with product MQSSKTTIALLLGCIVLLGPMMDVAHSLDLARAAKCAEVVAAGTAAYLSTAPPIIKKLVTCSGFKAAKPKVADQKELFLLIGDFLKAAIAKPNCVMSSLLETRNVLNKHVENFFNAKCFV from the exons ATGCAATCCTCAAAGACCACCATAGCCCTTCTTCTTGGCTGCATTGTT CTTCTGGGACCAATGATGGATGTGGCTCATTCTCTTGATTTGGCCAGAGCTGCTAAGTGCGCTGAAGTTGTTGCAGCAGGCACTGCAGCTTATTTAAGCACCGCTCCACCCATTATTAAGAAATTGGTAACCTGCTCTGGTTTCAAGGCCGCTAAACCAAAGGTAGCCGATCAAAAGGAATTGTTCTTGCTGATCGGTGACTTTTTGAAAGCAGCGATTGCTAAACCAAATTGCGTGATGTCTTCACTTCTTGAGACCCGAAACGTGTTGAATAAGCATGTCGAAAACTTCTTTAACGCCAAGTGCTTTGTTTAA
- the LOC6637872 gene encoding uncharacterized protein LOC6637872: MFDSKIRVPKYDSEAFDNVEYELQMTYTLETDRRIMSFYDAMWGMEVSGGSDQDEPLTIVSVSATGLAKRAGMRVGDEITQINDVPALEMTFNEALQLFRKSSRYVRVYVRGDDDAPGEEDWTCDCWFKPRKPWRRDFTPIVWSFPWNDRRKPVYKESNCFMVPSKMEEKIRQRRAATSAVHKKDEAAPHTRSLTPTPRPKNQPGPNLLESVLRPRGPPPRDLV; the protein is encoded by the exons ATGTTTGATTCAAAGATTCGGGTGCCCAAATATGATTCGGAGGCTTTCGACAATGTCGAATATGAGCTCCAGATGACATACACCTTGGAGACGGATAGGCGAATCATGAGCTTCTATGACGCCATGTGGGGCATGGAGGTATCCGGCGGAAGTGATCAGGATGAACCCCTGACCATTGTCAGTGTATCGGCTACAGGTCTAGCAAAGCGTGCTGGCATGCGAGTCGGTGATGAGATAACTCAGATCAATGATGTGCCAGCCTTGGAGATGACCTTTAACGAGGCCCTGCAATTGTTTCGCAAATCCTCACGTTATGTTAGAGTCTATGTTCGGGG CGATGATGATGCTCCAGGCGAAGAGGATTGGACGTGTGACTGTTGGTTTAAGCCTCGCAAGCCATGGCGACGTGACTTTACGCCCATTGTTTGGAGCTTCCCCTGGAATGATCGCCGCAAGCCCGTGTACAAGGAATCCAATTGTTTTATGGTGCCAAGTAAAATGGAGGAGAAAATTCGTCAGCGCCGTGCGGCAACATCGGCAGTTCATAAAAAGGATGAGGCTGCCCCACATACACGTTCCCTAACGCCGACGCCACGTCCCAAAAACCAGCCAGGACCCAATCTTCTCGAGAGCGTATTGCGTCCTCGAGGCCCTCCACCTAGGGACTTGGTTTAA